One Pseudobutyrivibrio xylanivorans genomic window, TTAAATGATGGCGAATTCACGTATACAGCAAGCGATATAATTGATGTAATCGCAAAAATAATCAAACTAATAGCTGCACCAATACAATAGTAATTATTGTCGATGGACAGGTTATACAGCCAGTTAATTAGTAGGTCAGTATCACTTGCCAGGAAATATCCATCCAGATACAATCTGCCTCTCAAGAAATAGAAAATTCCAAAGTTATTGAAATTTCCAATAAACTGTCCCAACAAAACAGGCATGGTGGCAAATAGCATGAAAGGTAAGGTAAGCTTTTTAAATTGCTGAAATGCAGTTGCTCCATCAATTCTTGCTGCCTCATAAAGTGACATATCCCTATTCGACAAATGTCCAGTAGCAAGCAGCATAATCGACGGAACGCTTATCCAGCAATTGACCAAAAGGCCAATCACACGAGCAGACCATTTGGCATCCAAATCAAGGAAGCCAATTGCCACCCCACCATTTGCTCTAATAATCTGATTGATTGGGCCACCATAAGAAAACATAAACTTAAAAGCAAGCAATGTTATAAATCCTGGAATTGCATACGCAAGGACTGGAAATGCACGCCAAAAAGCTTTCCCCTTTACGCAATCCTTATTCAAAAGAAGTGCCAGGCCTAGCCCCGCAAAGTAATTTAATGTAGTTGAAGCAAAAGCCCACAAGATATTCCAGCCTAGGATTCGTCCGAATGTAGGCGCAAACTTTGATAATGTAAATATCTTTCGAAAATTATCCAGACCAACCCAATCCACAAGCTCTGGTGGA contains:
- a CDS encoding carbohydrate ABC transporter permease; translation: MGNCFEKMGNAIKTSSYKVKLSALFMGSGQILYGSVAKGLLFLAVEVAFILYLVRRGIDDLTGFFTLGTNKADAWLGTVGDNSVVMLLMGIFAWIVIAGFISLYILNLKDVYGIEEQVKNGKRPKTFLQELQELLDSKFYITVLILPVIGICVFNILPIIFMILISFTNYGGSIVPPELVDWVGLDNFRKIFTLSKFAPTFGRILGWNILWAFASTTLNYFAGLGLALLLNKDCVKGKAFWRAFPVLAYAIPGFITLLAFKFMFSYGGPINQIIRANGGVAIGFLDLDAKWSARVIGLLVNCWISVPSIMLLATGHLSNRDMSLYEAARIDGATAFQQFKKLTLPFMLFATMPVLLGQFIGNFNNFGIFYFLRGRLYLDGYFLASDTDLLINWLYNLSIDNNYYCIGAAISLIIFAITSIISLAVYVNSPSFKEEDTFQ